The Diadema setosum chromosome 1, eeDiaSeto1, whole genome shotgun sequence genome has a window encoding:
- the LOC140234133 gene encoding cyclin-dependent kinase-like 1 — MDKYERLGKIGEGSYGVVFKCRHKDTGTIVAIKRFVESEDDPLIKKIALREIRMLKQLKHENLVNLKEVFRRKKKLHLVFEYCDYTVLNTLEANPNGVPEAQYINIVYQTLEAVNFCHQHNCIHRDVKPENILITKDGRIKLCDFGFARILTGPDDEYTDYVATRWYRAPELLVGDMVYGPPVDVWAIGCVTAELIAGEALWPGRSDVDQLYLIKQTLGDLIDRHLKIFSTNHFFKGMSIPEPERRIPLKDKVRNLNPTALTFLEACLQMDPADRLSCQDLMEMPFFDRHRGVEDRHVESTVRRYRSKMARKDNSHLPQLNSQGIQDGLTKGHSIQGHKKVDEKISKRDRLPNI, encoded by the exons atggacAAGTACGAGAGACTGGGGAAGATAGGTGAAGGGTCCTATGGAGTGGTATTCAAATGCAGACATAAGGACACAGGGACTATAGTCGCTATCAAAAGATTTGTGGAGTCAGAAGATGATCCCCTCATTAAGAAGATTGCCTTGAGGGAGATTAGAATGTTGAAG CAACTGAAACATGAGAATCTGGTTAATCTGAAGGAAGTGTTcaggagaaaaaagaaactcCATCTTGTCTTTGAGTATTGTGATTACACAGTTCTGAACACGTTGGAGGCCAATCCCAATGG TGTTCCAGAGGCACAGTATATCAACATTGTGTACCAAACACTAGAAGCAGTCAACTTTTGTCATCAGCATAAT TGTATTCACAGAGATGTCAAGCCTGAAAATATCTTGATCACCAAAGATGGAAGAATAAAACTGTGCGACTTTGGATTTGCAAGAATATTAA CGGGACCTGATGATGAGTACACAGACTATGTGGCCACTCGATGGTATAGAGCCCCAGAGCTGCTTGTTGGTGACATGGTGTACGGTCCCCCTGTAGATGTCTGGGCCATTGGATGTGTAACAGCCGAACTCATAGCAGGGGAGGCCCTGTGGCCTGGGAGGTCAGATGTTGACCAGCTCTATCTCATCAAACAAACACTAG GTGACCTAATTGACAGGCATCTGAAGATCTTCAGTACAAATCATTTCTTCAAAGGAATGAGCATTCCAGAGCCAGAGAGAAGG aTACCTTTGAAAGATAAGGTCAGGAACCTGAATCCCACAGCACTGACATTTTTAGAG GCTTGCCTTCAGATGGACCCAGCAGACAGACTCAGCTGCCAAGACCTCATGGAGATGCCCTTCTTTGACAGACACAGGGGAGTTGAGGACAGACATGTTGAGTCAACCGTTCGGAGATACAGATCAAAA ATGGCTCGAAAGGACAACAGCCACTTACCTCAGCTAAACTCCCAGGGTATTCAAGATGGACTGACCAAGGGACACAGTATTCAGGGCCACAAGAAGGTTGATGAGAAGATCTCCAAACGAGACCGTCTGCCAAATATATAG